One region of Polynucleobacter sp. SHI8 genomic DNA includes:
- the ileS gene encoding isoleucine--tRNA ligase codes for MSDNQYPVNLLDTPFPMRGDLPKREPRWVKEWQEKNIYGLIRAARSGQKKFILHDGPPYANGNIHIGHAVNKILKDMIVKSKTLMGFDAVYVPGWDCHGMPIEIQIEKKYGKNLSTAEVQAKARAYANEQIEQQKKDFERLGVLGDWKNPYLTMNFTNEANELRALAKIMEKGFVFRGLKPVNWCFDCGSALAEAEVEYQDKKDPAIDVGFRVPENQKTALAKVFGISEFPQKDGRIVIWTTTPWTIPSNQALNVHPEFEYALVDTGSQLLILAKERVQACLESYGLEGKVLGVCLGQALENFSFEHPLASLDSGYQRLSPVYCAQYVTLDSGTGIVHSAPAYGEEDYKSCKAHGLKDTDIISPVMSNGVYANNLPLFGGQFVWKANPNIVQALSQAGSLIKSIEFTHSYMHCWRHKTPIIYRATSQWFASMDFKPAGTSHSVREMALAGIETTNFYPAWGKQRLHGMIANRPDWTLSRQRQWGVPMAFFVHRQTGELHPNTLEHMEAIAKLIEVQGIEAWQTLDIQTFLGADADLYEKNKDTLDVWFDSGSTHWHVIRGSHRQELHSDSDRLADLYLEGSDQHRGWFHSSLLTGVMLNGNPPYKALLTHGFTVDGNGRKMSKSLGNVIAPQEVADKMGAEIIRLWTASTDYSGEMTISDEILKRVVESYRRIRNTLRFLLANVSDFDQKLEAVEINQLLEIDQYMLALTSQVQDELLALYDRYEFHTAVSRIMSFCTEDLGGFYLDILKDRLYTNAPSASSRKSAQTVLHIIIDSMLHWMAPFLSFTAEEAWQSFNHNQQHSTTIFTSQYQPVPTSTQANELLQKWKIIREIRQDVTKAIEIEREAGKVGSSLQAEITIDAPPEEAAILKSIGPELKFVLITSQAEVITTTSGTPLQVAVRASSFLKCTRCWHYTPAVGSLPSHPELCERCDINLHGAGEKRHYA; via the coding sequence ATGTCTGATAACCAATACCCTGTCAATTTACTGGATACCCCTTTTCCGATGAGAGGGGACTTGCCTAAGCGTGAACCACGCTGGGTCAAAGAATGGCAAGAAAAAAATATTTATGGACTGATTCGCGCAGCGAGATCTGGTCAGAAAAAATTTATTTTGCATGATGGGCCTCCTTATGCAAATGGCAATATACATATTGGGCATGCGGTCAATAAAATTCTAAAAGACATGATCGTCAAAAGTAAAACCTTAATGGGTTTTGACGCAGTTTATGTTCCAGGCTGGGATTGTCATGGCATGCCCATCGAAATCCAAATTGAAAAAAAATACGGTAAAAACTTAAGTACAGCTGAAGTTCAAGCTAAAGCTCGTGCATATGCAAATGAGCAAATTGAGCAGCAAAAGAAAGATTTTGAAAGATTAGGCGTTCTTGGTGATTGGAAAAATCCTTATCTCACCATGAACTTTACCAATGAGGCAAATGAATTAAGAGCCCTTGCAAAAATCATGGAAAAGGGCTTCGTTTTCCGGGGGCTAAAACCAGTCAATTGGTGTTTTGACTGTGGTTCTGCATTGGCGGAAGCTGAAGTGGAGTATCAAGATAAAAAAGACCCTGCCATTGATGTTGGGTTTCGTGTTCCAGAAAACCAAAAAACTGCTCTTGCAAAAGTATTTGGAATCTCTGAATTTCCTCAAAAGGATGGACGCATTGTTATTTGGACCACAACTCCTTGGACCATTCCATCCAATCAAGCGCTGAATGTGCATCCAGAATTTGAATATGCTTTAGTGGATACTGGCTCGCAGTTATTAATTTTGGCAAAAGAAAGGGTGCAAGCCTGCCTGGAGTCTTATGGCCTAGAGGGTAAGGTCCTGGGAGTTTGTCTTGGACAAGCTCTTGAGAATTTTTCTTTCGAACACCCCTTAGCCTCACTTGATTCTGGATATCAACGACTATCTCCTGTTTATTGTGCGCAATACGTCACTTTGGATAGCGGTACGGGCATCGTGCATAGTGCTCCAGCGTACGGCGAAGAGGACTATAAGTCCTGTAAGGCTCATGGATTAAAAGACACTGACATTATTAGTCCTGTCATGAGTAATGGTGTCTATGCGAATAATCTGCCTTTGTTTGGTGGTCAATTTGTATGGAAAGCAAATCCGAATATTGTTCAAGCCTTATCTCAAGCAGGATCACTCATCAAGTCTATTGAGTTTACGCACTCCTACATGCATTGTTGGCGGCATAAAACCCCAATCATTTATAGGGCAACTTCGCAATGGTTTGCCAGCATGGACTTCAAACCTGCGGGTACTTCACACAGTGTGCGTGAGATGGCACTTGCCGGGATTGAGACGACTAACTTTTATCCCGCGTGGGGTAAACAACGCCTTCATGGCATGATTGCTAATCGCCCAGATTGGACTCTTTCAAGGCAAAGACAATGGGGTGTCCCCATGGCATTTTTTGTGCATAGGCAAACTGGGGAGCTTCATCCCAACACCTTGGAGCACATGGAAGCAATTGCCAAACTAATTGAGGTTCAGGGTATAGAGGCATGGCAGACCTTAGATATCCAGACTTTCTTGGGTGCAGATGCTGATCTTTATGAAAAAAATAAAGACACGTTAGATGTTTGGTTCGATTCAGGAAGTACGCATTGGCATGTCATTCGTGGTTCACACCGTCAAGAATTACATTCAGACAGTGATCGCTTGGCAGATTTATATTTAGAGGGTTCAGACCAGCACCGTGGTTGGTTTCATTCCTCACTATTAACTGGCGTCATGTTAAATGGTAATCCACCTTACAAAGCGCTGCTAACCCATGGCTTTACTGTCGATGGTAACGGCAGAAAAATGAGTAAATCTTTAGGTAATGTGATTGCTCCTCAAGAAGTGGCCGATAAGATGGGAGCTGAGATCATCCGTTTGTGGACAGCTTCTACAGACTATTCTGGTGAGATGACCATCTCTGATGAAATATTAAAGAGAGTGGTTGAATCATATCGTCGCATCAGAAACACATTACGCTTTTTACTGGCCAACGTCAGTGATTTTGATCAAAAACTGGAAGCAGTTGAGATTAATCAACTGCTCGAAATCGATCAATATATGCTCGCCTTAACATCTCAAGTCCAAGATGAGCTTTTGGCACTATATGATCGGTATGAGTTTCATACAGCAGTTTCTCGCATCATGTCATTTTGTACTGAGGACTTAGGGGGCTTTTATTTAGATATTTTAAAAGATCGTTTATATACCAATGCACCCAGTGCAAGTTCACGTAAAAGTGCTCAAACGGTTTTACATATCATCATAGACTCTATGTTGCATTGGATGGCACCATTCCTATCCTTTACTGCAGAGGAAGCTTGGCAATCGTTTAATCATAATCAACAACATTCAACAACTATTTTTACGTCGCAATATCAACCTGTTCCTACTTCCACTCAAGCCAATGAATTACTTCAGAAATGGAAAATCATTCGTGAAATCCGTCAAGATGTAACTAAGGCAATAGAAATTGAACGAGAAGCTGGTAAAGTTGGTTCTTCCCTGCAAGCAGAAATTACCATTGATGCGCCTCCTGAAGAGGCTGCAATATTAAAAAGTATTGGCCCTGAATTGAAGTTTGTACTGATTACCTCTCAGGCTGAGGTAATTACAACGACCTCCGGTACTCCTTTACAAGTTGCAGTAAGAGCCTCTTCGTTTTTAAAGTGCACCCGTTGCTGGCACTATACTCCAGCAGTAGGCAGTCTCCCATCGCACCCAGAGCTTTGCGAAAGATGTGATATTAATCTTCATGGTGCTGGTGAAAAACGACATTATGCATAG
- the lspA gene encoding signal peptidase II, which translates to MAKGRSTFSNQKSNDFFMWLCIAILVILIDQATKWITLSQIAEHGTRKITSFLNWVLVYNPGAAFSFLANEGGWQKWFFIGIGSFAVIVMLWLLKRHANQGIFCFSISVILGGAIGNLIDRFAHGAVVDFIDVYYQQYHWPAFNIADSAITLGTGLLIIDELIRVIKRR; encoded by the coding sequence ATGGCTAAAGGTAGGTCTACATTTTCAAATCAAAAATCAAATGATTTCTTCATGTGGTTGTGTATTGCCATATTGGTCATCTTGATTGATCAAGCGACTAAATGGATCACTCTCAGTCAAATTGCTGAACATGGTACTCGTAAAATAACTTCTTTTTTGAATTGGGTACTTGTTTATAACCCTGGTGCAGCATTCTCATTTTTGGCAAATGAAGGTGGTTGGCAAAAATGGTTCTTTATTGGCATTGGATCCTTCGCAGTAATTGTGATGCTATGGCTTTTAAAACGCCATGCTAATCAGGGTATCTTTTGTTTTTCAATCTCTGTCATACTAGGTGGTGCAATAGGTAATTTAATAGACCGCTTTGCCCATGGCGCAGTTGTCGATTTTATTGATGTATATTATCAACAGTATCACTGGCCTGCATTTAATATTGCTGATAGCGCCATTACTTTGGGGACGGGCTTATTAATTATTGATGAGCTAATACGTGTAATCAAACGCCGTTGA
- the coaBC gene encoding bifunctional phosphopantothenoylcysteine decarboxylase/phosphopantothenate--cysteine ligase CoaBC, protein MSLNNKKILLGISGGIAAYKSPELVRQLIKQGAQVQVVMTEAATQFVTPTTMQAVSGNPVFLSQWDTRIPNGMPHIELTRDVDAILIAPASADFMAKLSLGLANDLLSTLCLAKGHESRGEITPCPLLITPAMNRQMWEHVATQRSVQRLLQDQVTLLGPASGDQACGEVGMGRMLEPIEICEALIAFFQPKLLQGKKVLITAGPTFEEIDPVRGITNRSSGKMGFAIARAAVEAGAQVQLISGPVHLETPLAYLGNIQRVNVQSAAEMHAAVMSQSHCDIFFSVAAVADWRVGQVAPQKIKKQSASETLSLELVQNPDILFEFAKSPVGKTAFCVGFAAESENIVEYGKKKLIAKNIPLLIANHGPSTFGEDINQVTLIDTQGELSLGPSDKLSLARDIIFQVAQRLSH, encoded by the coding sequence ATGTCTCTCAACAATAAAAAAATTCTGCTAGGTATTTCAGGTGGCATAGCTGCTTATAAATCTCCCGAACTTGTTCGTCAATTAATTAAGCAAGGTGCTCAAGTCCAGGTGGTGATGACTGAAGCAGCGACTCAATTTGTGACTCCAACCACGATGCAAGCAGTATCCGGAAATCCAGTATTTTTAAGTCAATGGGATACTCGTATCCCAAATGGTATGCCCCATATTGAACTCACAAGAGATGTCGATGCCATTTTGATCGCGCCTGCTAGTGCGGATTTTATGGCGAAGCTTTCTTTAGGTCTTGCAAATGACTTATTAAGTACCTTGTGTCTTGCCAAAGGCCATGAGTCACGGGGTGAAATTACGCCATGCCCTCTTCTCATCACACCAGCGATGAATCGTCAAATGTGGGAGCATGTGGCTACACAAAGAAGTGTGCAACGTTTATTGCAAGACCAAGTTACCCTATTAGGCCCTGCAAGTGGCGATCAGGCCTGCGGCGAAGTTGGTATGGGGCGCATGTTAGAGCCAATTGAAATCTGTGAGGCTTTAATTGCTTTTTTTCAACCAAAGCTACTGCAAGGCAAAAAAGTCCTGATTACTGCAGGTCCCACTTTTGAGGAGATCGATCCTGTCAGGGGTATTACAAACCGTAGCTCAGGAAAAATGGGGTTTGCCATTGCTAGAGCGGCAGTTGAGGCTGGTGCACAAGTTCAGTTAATCAGTGGCCCAGTTCATCTGGAAACTCCTTTAGCGTATCTTGGAAACATTCAAAGAGTCAATGTTCAAAGCGCTGCAGAAATGCATGCTGCGGTGATGTCGCAATCACATTGCGATATCTTTTTTAGTGTTGCAGCTGTAGCTGATTGGCGAGTAGGTCAAGTGGCACCTCAGAAAATAAAGAAGCAATCTGCATCAGAAACTCTTTCTTTAGAACTTGTGCAAAATCCAGATATTTTGTTTGAGTTTGCTAAAAGTCCTGTTGGTAAGACTGCTTTCTGTGTAGGCTTTGCCGCAGAATCAGAAAATATTGTCGAATATGGCAAAAAAAAGCTGATTGCAAAAAACATCCCCTTATTGATTGCCAATCATGGGCCAAGTACGTTTGGGGAAGATATCAATCAAGTAACCTTAATTGATACTCAAGGGGAGTTAAGTCTTGGTCCTTCTGACAAGCTTTCTCTGGCGCGGGATATTATTTTTCAAGTAGCGCAACGTTTATCACACTAA
- the dut gene encoding dUTP diphosphatase, with amino-acid sequence MQKLQVKIMDERMRSQLPQYATPGSAGLDLRACLEEAIDIAPGQTLLVPTGISIYINDPRYCAMILPRSGLGHKHGIVLGNLVGLIDSDYQGQLMVSTWNRGNASFRLEPMERLAQLVIVPVMQIEWSIVDEFATSGRGEGGFGSTGKT; translated from the coding sequence ATGCAAAAACTTCAAGTAAAAATTATGGATGAGCGGATGCGCTCTCAACTTCCTCAATATGCTACTCCTGGCAGTGCTGGATTAGATTTAAGAGCCTGCTTAGAAGAAGCGATTGATATTGCTCCTGGACAAACTCTACTTGTCCCTACAGGTATTTCTATTTACATTAATGATCCTCGGTACTGCGCTATGATCCTGCCTCGCTCTGGCCTTGGGCATAAGCATGGCATTGTCCTAGGTAATCTCGTGGGACTTATTGACTCAGACTATCAAGGGCAATTAATGGTCAGCACTTGGAATCGGGGCAATGCTAGCTTTCGATTAGAACCTATGGAGCGTTTGGCGCAACTTGTCATCGTTCCAGTCATGCAAATTGAATGGTCAATTGTTGATGAATTCGCAACCTCAGGCCGTGGTGAAGGTGGCTTTGGAAGTACTGGGAAAACTTAA
- a CDS encoding dicarboxylate/amino acid:cation symporter, translating into MKNIPQTLIILICMVIGIAVGAIIHNSIDDPDQIKEISSYFSMLSDIFLTLIKMIIAPLVFSTLVVGIAHMGDASSVGRIFFKSLAWFLSASLISLVLGLIFANIMQPGANLNLALPDAHLSANLATSEFTLQEFIKHLIPKSFVDAMAKNEILQIVVFSMFFGIAMASIGEKSKYLLHSIDELSHVMLKITGYVMKFAPVAVFAAMASSVAINGLAILAKFAIFMIDFYIALFTLWAVLIFAGFIFLGPRIKKLLLNIKEAFLISFATASSEAAYPKILEGLDRFGVKRKISSFVMPLGYSFNLDGSMMYCTFASLFIAQAYGIHLSLGTQITMLLILMLTSKGMAGVPRASLVVIAATLNQFNIPEAGLLMILGVDTFLDMGRSATNAVGNSIASAVVAKWEGGLLSEEEAEANAALMDQERDAKLHEVKNV; encoded by the coding sequence ATGAAAAACATTCCACAAACCCTCATTATTTTAATTTGTATGGTGATTGGCATAGCTGTAGGTGCCATCATTCACAATTCAATTGATGATCCGGATCAAATAAAAGAAATTTCATCTTATTTTTCTATGTTGTCAGATATCTTTTTGACTCTGATTAAAATGATTATCGCGCCCCTTGTTTTTTCAACTCTGGTTGTGGGTATTGCTCATATGGGTGATGCGTCTTCTGTAGGTAGAATCTTCTTTAAATCTTTAGCGTGGTTTTTATCTGCATCATTAATTTCGTTGGTGTTAGGTTTAATCTTTGCAAATATTATGCAGCCAGGGGCAAATCTCAACCTCGCTCTTCCAGATGCGCATTTAAGTGCGAATTTAGCAACGAGTGAATTTACCCTTCAAGAATTCATTAAACATTTAATACCTAAATCCTTTGTTGATGCAATGGCCAAAAATGAGATTCTACAAATTGTCGTCTTCTCGATGTTTTTTGGTATTGCAATGGCATCGATTGGTGAAAAATCGAAATACTTATTGCATAGCATCGATGAACTCTCTCATGTCATGTTAAAAATTACTGGTTATGTCATGAAGTTTGCCCCTGTAGCCGTGTTTGCTGCTATGGCATCATCAGTTGCTATCAATGGGCTAGCTATCTTAGCTAAGTTTGCTATATTCATGATTGATTTTTATATCGCTTTATTTACCCTTTGGGCAGTTCTTATTTTTGCTGGATTTATATTCCTTGGTCCAAGGATCAAAAAACTTTTACTCAACATCAAAGAAGCATTTTTAATCTCCTTTGCTACAGCAAGTTCGGAAGCTGCATATCCAAAAATTCTTGAAGGTTTGGATCGCTTCGGTGTCAAAAGGAAAATATCCAGCTTTGTAATGCCACTTGGATATTCCTTTAACCTTGACGGCTCAATGATGTACTGTACATTTGCCTCTCTCTTTATTGCTCAAGCATATGGTATTCATCTTTCATTAGGTACCCAAATCACGATGCTCCTAATTTTGATGTTAACTTCAAAAGGAATGGCTGGGGTTCCTAGAGCATCATTAGTTGTTATTGCTGCCACCTTAAATCAATTCAACATTCCTGAAGCAGGCTTATTAATGATTCTTGGGGTAGATACCTTCCTCGATATGGGGCGCTCTGCAACCAATGCCGTTGGGAACTCAATCGCCTCAGCAGTCGTTGCAAAATGGGAAGGTGGCTTGTTGTCTGAAGAAGAAGCTGAGGCAAATGCAGCACTAATGGATCAAGAGCGCGATGCAAAATTACATGAAGTTAAGAACGTTTAA
- the clpA gene encoding ATP-dependent Clp protease ATP-binding subunit ClpA gives MIAQELEVSLHMAFVDARAARHEFITVEHLLSALLDNATAVEVLKACAVSIADLRAQLKNFINDNTPIVPGTEEVDTQPTLGFQRVIQRAIMHVQSTSSGKKEVTGANVLVAIFGEKDSHAVYYLQQQGVTRLDVVNFISHGIRKDQPDSPKPESAGTETDDPNNGGKDSPLEQYTQNLNVLARQGKIDPLIGREHEVERVIQILCRRRKNNPLLVGEAGVGKTAIAEGLAWRITQGEVPDILKEAIVYSLDMGALLAGTKYRGDFEQRLKAVLKSLKDNVHAVLFIDEIHTLIGAGAASGGTLDASNLLKPALSSGQLKCIGATTFTEYRGIFEKDAALSRRFQKIDVLEPSVDQTVQILRGLKSRFEEHHGVKYSQSALSAAAELSSRYINDRQLPDKAIDVIDEAGAAQRILPKSKQKKTIGRLEIEDIVSKIARIPAQSVSVDDRSKLQTLDRDLKSVVFGQDPAIEALASAIKMARAGLGKVDKPIGSFLFSGPTGVGKTEVAKQLAFIMGVELLRFDMSEYMERHAVSRLIGAPPGYVGFDQGGLLTEGVNKKPHCVLLLDEIEKAHPDIFNILLQVMDHGTLTDNNGRKADFRNVIIIMTTNAGAETMNKATIGFTNPRESGDEMADIKKLFTPEFRNRLDAIVSFKALDESIILRVVDKFLMQLEEQLHEKKVDATFSSGLRAYLAKKGFDPLMGARPMQRLIQDTVRKALADELLFGKLVNGGTVMVDVDAEDQVILEIHAAAVKGKAASTETTEEL, from the coding sequence ATGATTGCCCAAGAACTAGAAGTCAGTTTACATATGGCTTTTGTGGATGCGCGTGCTGCGCGTCATGAGTTCATTACGGTAGAACATTTATTAAGTGCCCTATTGGATAATGCCACTGCTGTTGAAGTTTTAAAGGCCTGCGCAGTTAGTATTGCAGACCTTCGTGCACAATTGAAGAACTTCATCAACGACAATACCCCCATTGTTCCTGGCACTGAGGAAGTTGATACTCAACCCACACTTGGTTTTCAGCGAGTCATACAACGTGCCATTATGCATGTTCAATCCACATCAAGTGGTAAGAAAGAAGTGACTGGAGCTAACGTATTAGTTGCCATTTTTGGTGAAAAAGATTCTCATGCTGTGTATTACCTTCAACAGCAAGGAGTAACCCGCTTAGATGTTGTGAACTTCATCAGTCACGGCATTCGTAAAGATCAACCAGACTCTCCAAAACCAGAGTCAGCTGGCACAGAAACAGATGATCCTAATAATGGTGGAAAAGATAGTCCACTAGAGCAATATACACAAAATCTCAATGTATTGGCTCGCCAAGGAAAGATAGATCCGCTCATTGGACGTGAACACGAAGTTGAGAGAGTGATACAAATATTGTGCCGTCGCAGAAAAAATAACCCACTATTGGTGGGTGAAGCTGGTGTAGGTAAAACAGCGATTGCTGAGGGACTTGCTTGGAGAATCACACAAGGTGAAGTGCCAGACATTTTAAAAGAAGCAATTGTGTACTCTTTAGACATGGGTGCCTTACTTGCTGGTACAAAATATCGAGGTGATTTTGAGCAACGCTTAAAGGCCGTCTTGAAATCATTAAAAGACAATGTGCACGCAGTATTGTTTATTGATGAAATCCATACCTTGATTGGGGCTGGTGCAGCGTCAGGTGGTACTTTGGACGCAAGTAACTTGTTAAAACCTGCTTTATCTAGTGGTCAATTAAAGTGTATTGGCGCTACGACATTTACAGAATATCGAGGTATCTTTGAAAAAGATGCAGCTTTGTCCAGAAGATTCCAGAAAATTGATGTTCTTGAGCCTTCAGTAGATCAGACTGTACAGATCCTGCGCGGACTCAAGTCGCGTTTTGAGGAGCATCATGGGGTCAAGTACTCGCAAAGTGCGTTAAGTGCCGCTGCAGAGCTTTCCTCGCGTTATATCAATGATCGTCAGTTGCCAGATAAAGCGATTGATGTGATTGATGAAGCTGGTGCGGCGCAACGTATCTTGCCAAAATCTAAACAAAAGAAAACGATTGGACGCTTAGAGATTGAAGATATTGTTTCTAAAATCGCTCGAATTCCGGCACAGTCTGTCAGCGTGGATGATCGCAGCAAGTTACAAACTTTAGACCGTGATTTAAAAAGTGTTGTCTTTGGGCAAGATCCTGCAATTGAAGCCCTTGCATCAGCGATTAAAATGGCTAGAGCTGGTTTAGGTAAGGTCGACAAGCCAATTGGTTCATTCTTATTCTCAGGACCCACTGGCGTTGGTAAAACTGAGGTTGCAAAGCAGTTAGCTTTTATTATGGGCGTTGAGCTCTTGCGTTTTGACATGTCTGAGTATATGGAACGTCATGCAGTGAGTCGATTGATTGGTGCTCCCCCAGGATATGTTGGTTTTGATCAGGGTGGATTATTAACTGAAGGCGTTAATAAAAAACCACATTGTGTATTGCTGCTAGACGAAATTGAAAAAGCTCATCCGGATATCTTTAATATTTTGTTACAGGTGATGGATCATGGCACTTTGACAGATAACAATGGGCGTAAAGCTGATTTCAGAAATGTCATCATTATCATGACAACTAATGCTGGTGCTGAGACGATGAATAAAGCCACGATTGGCTTTACAAATCCTCGTGAATCTGGCGACGAAATGGCAGATATCAAGAAGTTGTTTACCCCAGAGTTTCGCAATCGTTTAGATGCGATTGTTTCATTTAAAGCCCTTGATGAGTCGATTATTCTGCGTGTCGTCGATAAGTTCCTCATGCAGTTAGAAGAACAACTACATGAGAAGAAAGTAGACGCCACTTTCTCTTCGGGATTGCGCGCATATCTAGCTAAAAAAGGCTTTGACCCGCTGATGGGCGCACGTCCAATGCAGCGTCTTATTCAGGATACGGTACGCAAAGCCTTGGCTGATGAGTTATTGTTTGGCAAGTTAGTGAATGGTGGAACTGTGATGGTGGATGTCGATGCAGAGGATCAAGTGATTTTGGAGATTCATGCGGCAGCGGTCAAAGGTAAGGCAGCATCTACCGAAACTACTGAAGAATTGTAA
- the clpS gene encoding ATP-dependent Clp protease adapter ClpS: MNTKLSKNTILAINPSLPLTGDDRATVLDREVKKVEPPPLYKVVLLNDDFTPMEFVVMVIQEYFHKDQETATRIMLQVHIEGKGVCGVYTHDVAATKVAHVTEISRKSGHPLQCMMEEV, from the coding sequence ATGAACACGAAATTAAGCAAAAATACGATTCTAGCCATTAATCCTTCTTTACCCTTGACAGGTGATGATAGGGCTACTGTTTTAGATCGTGAGGTCAAAAAAGTTGAGCCTCCACCACTTTATAAAGTGGTTTTGTTAAATGACGACTTCACGCCTATGGAGTTTGTGGTGATGGTGATTCAAGAATATTTTCATAAAGATCAGGAAACAGCGACCAGAATTATGTTACAAGTACATATAGAAGGAAAAGGTGTATGTGGTGTTTATACACATGATGTAGCAGCAACAAAAGTAGCCCACGTAACAGAAATTTCCCGTAAATCGGGCCACCCTTTGCAATGCATGATGGAGGAAGTATGA
- a CDS encoding cold-shock protein — MATGVVKWFNDAKGFGFIKPDDGEEELFAHFSAITMAGFKTLKEGQKVTFDITQGPKGKQATNIQGA, encoded by the coding sequence ATGGCAACCGGTGTCGTAAAATGGTTTAATGATGCAAAAGGTTTTGGTTTTATCAAACCTGATGATGGCGAAGAAGAGTTATTTGCTCACTTTAGCGCAATTACAATGGCGGGTTTTAAAACCCTCAAAGAAGGTCAAAAAGTTACCTTTGATATTACTCAAGGCCCAAAAGGCAAACAAGCTACCAATATTCAAGGTGCTTAA